The Balaenoptera acutorostrata chromosome 2, mBalAcu1.1, whole genome shotgun sequence genomic sequence AATGAGCTAGCTGGCCAATTAGTATGTAAAGGATTGTCAACTACATCAGtcctcatcagggaaatgcaaattaaaaccacagtggatACCCCTACAGAGCCACCAAAGTGGCTATAATGAAAAACTCTCTGTCAGGACAAGTGAGAAATGAGGAGTCAGGAGGAAAAAGCAAAAGGACAACTTAAAAGACCAGGACTTTTCTGAACACCTGTATTAGGTGGACTCGGCACACCTGGCATGGTCATTACACACACCTGCTCGCAGAGCACACCTGTGCTAGGTCACAGGCACACTGACACCAAGAACCAGCTGTTCCAGAATTCCTAGCATGGATTCCTTGCAGGATGTATGGAATATTCAAGATTCTAGGTAAAGGTGGAATAATTTCACCAACAAGTGATTGGGGCAGGCCTGGTGCAGCCACCAGCTCAAGCCCCTTAGGAGACAGCCTGTGATTCAAGGGCTCTTGGAAACCAAGGTGTGAAGCCTAACTTCCCTGCCTCTGTTCCTGAGGTAACTGGCAAAACTGAACTTCTGACCATGGAAACCACAACAAGCAATAACAAGTTTTCAGACCACACAAACTGACAGTTTGGGCCTGAGATCTTCTCTTGGTCAGATATGTGTGTTTAACTCTGTGATACTCAGTTTCTCATCTacagaatgagaggaaataaCTACCTCCTAAAAAAGTGTGCTACGAGGTATGAAGAATACGACACTGGACAGAGCCAGACGCAGACAGTTATCAGGTAGGGGCACATGCAAATCCAATGCAAATGTGATCAGCTGGCTTCGCTCGGTATTACAAACCAGACTTACCTAAAATCATAGAAGTCTGCAAATTCCAAAAGAGCATCGCCATCTGTGAAGAGCTTGCAGTGACTCCTGTCATTCATGTGAGCCTGCACAGCGTCCGTGGAGTAGAACGACTTCCCCCTCTCATTGCACCACAAGCAAACCTTCCCCACACCAACCTTCTCTCCTGGAAAAATAagttgagaaaaaaatatgaaagcagCTTTTTGCAGCCAGATTAGGGCTCACTGTCTATGCCCACAATTCAAAAAACAGCCATCAGGTTTCTGATTTTCACAAAATCAGCCGGTCATTCAATCCAAGACTGAGGAGAAGCCCCAAACTAACGCCCCCCAATAATGTGgtattttgtcattaaaaaaaaaacaacaacgacTGAACTTACCCAAATATTTAATCAGTCCCTTAAGATCTGAAAGATACTCTACATCAGGAATGAAGAAGCTGTGGACTTTAGTCATATGAGCCACATTCTTCGTGAGGGAGCTCGAATGATGGGGACAAAATAAGCAGTCCGTGACGCGGATAGCACCAAGCGGGGTGCCGCCTCCAGCCgcttcctcctccgcctcctcctccccctccgtGGCCTCAGCATCCTCACATTCCAGTTCCTCATCAGAATCGATATCCTCCCAGTCTGCCAGCCAGAGATGTGAAACACAAAGTTAGCTGAAGATCGCAAAGTCAGCCAGTCGCCCACCACACACCGGTCGGCATGGCTAAGGAATgccttcatctttctttttcaacGCACAGTAAACCCCTTGAAGGAAGCACGTGATCCTTTCCTATGCACATATGAACACATGCAATCAGCGTCAGTGGGATGAGGGAAAAATAGCTCATTAAGTCAAGAAGCCCAGGTTGCTGGCTCCAGCCTCACACTGCAAGTCAGCTAGCTGATTCTGAGCACCTCAAACTCAGAGCAAAGCCATCACGACCAGAAACCCAATGGAATTAAACATGCTGCAGCACATGGTGTGAGGGTACTACGTACTCCTTTTGCATATGTTAACTATCGCCTCCTTCAACAGAGAAGGCATCccttcattctacaaatatttaccaagtaactattccccccacccccgttaaGGTTTCAGTCCCTGAATCGACAACAGTGAACTAAACACACAAAACGCCCTGTGGGGGTGCTGGCCACACCAGCCACTTCAGAAACCAAGGAAACACCCTCACGCACCACCTTCACCTGAAAACGGACACCTTCCCCCTCCAAACTCAAAGATAAACTGGACGCTTGAGGACCAGCCCcgtcccccgccccgccccccagacAGGCCCCCACCATCTGCATCCAGGTCCTCCTCACTCTCCTCCTCCCCGTGCCGTTCGGCCAACTTCTTCGCCTGCTGTTCAAACCACTGCAGCCGGGGAGGTTTCTCGGCCGGGTCTCGCTGCTGAGTCCCACGTCCTCCAGCGGCCACGGTCACGGGACTCCGGGACTCCGCCTCGGGCGCTAGGGCCGCCTCCTTGGGAGACGTGGACGGCTGAGCCTTGATAACCTGCTGGATGGCCGCGTTCACCGCATCCTTGTCTACACTGTCCACGCCCAGCCCTTTCTCCAAGTTCTTCTCATTCAGGATCGCCACTTGCCGACTCACGGCCTGCTTCTCCAGCTCCACGTGCCGCCGGGACCTCAGATGGTTTTCGTAGGCCTTGAAGGAGGCAAACTTCTTACTGCAGACGCTGCAGTAGGTGGCCGCGCCCTTGCTCTCCGGCTCCGCCAGGGCCCGCTGCGCCCGCACCCGCTCCTGGAAGCCCTCGGCGCCGACCGGGGCCATGCCGGCCACTTTGCGCCTCAGGTTGTAGCGGTGCCAGTCCGTCTTGTAGTGGGCCCGCTGCGCCTCCGCGTCGTCCAACAGCGCCCGGCAGGTGTTGCAGGTGTAGGTCGCCATCGCCAGCCAGGAAATAAGAGGCGAACCGAGGCAGCAGTCTAACGACCACTGAGTGCCCTGACTCCACCAGACACCCAGACCATAGGCCTCAAGGCCCACGAAGAACCACACTGCGAGCTGACTTCCGGACTGGATCGAATTATTCCCGGCCGGACAGGAAGTCCCGCCTCCCGACCTGTAGCCACGCCCCCGCCGCTGAGAGGCTGGAGGCCCCGGGAAAGTGGGGGAGCCCGGGAGGGATCCGGCCCCGCCCAGTCGGCCTGAGGTGGGTGTTGATTGGGTTGGCGTAAAGAGGGTTGTGATTGGATGGGCCTGAGACGGGTGGTGATTGGATGAGCCTGAGACGAGTGGTGATTAGATGGGCCTGACGTGATTGTTGCTTCCGTCTCCGCGAGGTGTGTGATCGGTGGATCAGCGTGAGCTGGGTTGACCAGAAGTAATAGGTGTTCATTGAGTCGACCGAGGTGGGTGTTGCCCTGAGCTGGGTGTGATCGACAGGCCTCGCCCCCGCAGGTTACTGtcctttttggctgtgctgtgaggCGTGGTGCTGAGAAGGCGACCACCGAGCGGGACGGAGGATTGGGGAGCCGGGAGGACTGATGTGTGCGACCACCCGACCGTCTGGATTCTCTGAGGTCCGCGCCCTGCACCCCTGCAGCCCGGGGAGTGGGTGTCACGAAAGCCAGGGATGCTGGTCAGCCCGGGTGTCGGACCGGAGACTCGGGTTAGAGGCTGAGGGAACTCACAGGAAAACCGGAGACTCCCGGCCAGAGCCTCGGCCTTACTGGGGCGGGAGGGGCGCAGGGGAAACTCCTGGATGGATAGTTTGCACCTCGGAGCGCAgaacccagcccagcccagcctctgcccaGTAGAAATAGAATCCCAGACAAGTAGGTCCTCTTAAATCTAATAGTAGCCACGTTTTCATTAAAGCGGAAAGAGAGAGGTAAGATGGccatattttatttaagccagtctatccaaaatattatcatttcaacatgtaatcaagcCAGAAGATTTAGTGAGACATTTTACCTTCATTTGTTGGTACTAAACCTTGGGATTCCAGTGCGTATTTTACAATTAACAGCACACCTCAGTTCAGACGAGCCTCGTGTCCTGTACTTAGTTAACTATGTCATGTCATGCGTAGCAGCCCGGTTCTATAGGAAGCATGAATGTTAAAGGCGTAGGGAGTTCTTACACTCGTCTGTGCAGCCTAGCTGAACCAGTCCGTCCTTTTTCAGAATTGAACACTGCATGTTTAAAATCCAAGCGGCCCATAGCACCAAAGAAGATATCGacgtttttttaaaatgtaggttaaGTCGCACTGTTCTTCTTGCTGAAAACCTTCCTGGCTTCCCCTGACTGGGAATAAAGTACAAACACATTCCTGctctggtctgaatgtttgtgccacccgcctcaaaaagaaaaaaaaaaaattcatatattgacaAACGAATTCCCgaagtgatggtattaggaggtggcaCTTCTGAGAGGTGATAAGATTGTGAGCACATAGACCTCAGAGACCCAGAAAGGGATAGAATAAGAAGTCTGAGACTAGGAAGAGGCCCCTCACCAGAccacgctggcaccctgatcttggacttccagcttccagaactgtgaggaaaaaaaattgttgtttataagccacccagtctgtgatatcgtgttatagcagcccaaactgaccaaGAGGATTGCCTTTCTATCCTAGGAGGCCCTACCCCTCCTTCTGACCGCCTGTcacaccccctgccccactcTGCTCACCCCGCTTCAGTCACACTGACACTTGATGTTGCTCTAACAAGGCTAAGCAAGCACCTTTCGTCTCAGACGCGTACCAAGTCTCAGAAATCCTTTACTATTCTGCATGGATCGACTATTGCTGTCTTGCTCCCTTACTTTGAAGGTTTCTGCCCAAATGCGTTTACAGGAGGGGCCTATCCACACCCTCTTTTCACAGTAGTGCCTACCCCCAACTCGTCAGTCTTTCCTAAGCAGACCTTTCCTCAGTAGCACTGTACTAGCCATCTAGTACTCCATATCACATTACCCCAACATTTAGCAGGAAAACAACAAACTTtgcttctttccatttctgtaagTCGGAAGTTTATGTGGCTCATGGTCTCGTGAAGTTGCGGGGGGACAGGGCTGATCGTGTGAAGGTTTGACCGCAGCTGGAAGGTTTGACTCTGGCTGGAGGATCCCCTTGGAAGAGGCTCATTTACACACTGACAGCAAGAGCTCTGGGGTCCTCACTGAGTGGACCTCTAcctagggctgcttgagtgtcctcataaCATGGTTACTGGCTTCCCCCAAAGAAAGCACAGTAGAAGTCACAATATCTTTTAGGACCTAGGCTTGGAAGTCACACAGGGTAATTTCTATGATATGCTGTTACTTAGGAAAGTCAGCTCTGTTTAATGTGGGAGGGACTTTGTAAGGGCATGAATGGGGTGTCATTTGGGGGCCATTTAGGGAAATGGGCCACCACTAGCATTTGTTGTTCGTCCCTGAtttcccagttttagcactgaaagtcctgtaTCCGACAAACCCCCTCCatcctgggcaaaccaggataGTCAGTCCCATTATAGGTTAGTCATCCACCTCCAGAGTACAAGCTCCATGGGGACAGGGACTCCTTTCCTTGCTGTGTACCCCAAAGCTAGAACAGTGCTGGCACATAGATTGTTCAGTATTTGTTAAACAAATCTTTTCTAGTGCAAGTTAAGTCTGGTGCTGATTTTTATTCCAGAAAACTTGATTTTTAGattacaaaatcttttaaaatagctGAGTCCTCTGGACAGATACCCATCTTAAGAAATGTAATTTGTTCAACAGGGATAAGCACaataatgtatattaaaaagcttctctaaagacacagacctactagagaatggacttgaggatatggggagggggaggggtgagatgtgaccgggtgagagagtgtcatggacatatatacactactaaatgtaaaatagctagctagtgggaagcagcagcatagcacagggagatcagctcagtgctttgtgaccacctagaggggtgggatagggagggtgggagggagggagatgcaagagggaagagatatgggaacatatgtatatgtataactgattcactttgttataaagcagaaactaacacaccattgtaaagcaattatactccaataaagatgtttaaaaaaaaaaagaaaaatcactgattTACACACTTGAAATgagtaaattttatatgtaaaataatctcaataaagctgatttaaaaaaaagaagcttctcTAAAATTAAAGCAGAGAATGGTTATATTAAGTAAagaacttctgttttctctttccaatTATCGTTCACATATGGTTCTTCAAGCATCTGTTCCTTCTTCAGGTCATtatttcctccctgcctcctcccatCCATTTCCATGACCCATTTCAGCATCTTTGAACTCTCCACgggttctttccttttcctcttcaaaGGGACATTGTTTTCTCCACCATGTTAAATTTCCCATGGGCTGCAATTCTACTGCAGTCTCCCggagagatttctctttcctcttagtCTACCCTACAGCACATAGAGATAATCACACTAATTCCTCTCAGCCGTGTTTCCTCTTGTGTCACTCCTTGTGTTCAAGAAGGGTTACCTGTTGCCCACAGAAGAAGTTTAAATTCCTTTGCCTGGTTTTCAGTATCTCCTATCACCTCTCACTCATGCTACCAATCTCCAGGAACGTGGGTGTTTTTTCCAGActaccaagcaattctccaacaccagctgggtgtcctcaAATTCAACTCAGTTCCGACACCTTCTACCTGGAGATGaagtcagatcccacaggttaaatgctcagtctcacaagactggCCCCACTTCAGAAGCCAATGCCAAGTCCAGGTttttacctgtgcttctgactggctataaatcagaggtttccATGACCCTCTCCTCAGGTTTGAGTAATTtactagagcagctcacagaaatcTGGAAACTcctttacttactagattacctgtttattacaaaggatattaaaagatGTAAATGAACGGCCCAATGAAGAGACACATAAGGTGAGGTCAGGAAGTTCCCAAACAAGAGATTCTCTCCCTCTGGACTTTTGGTTGTGACACCCTCTCCGCTAGGCTACCTAAGGGCTTTGCAAATGTCACCTCatcaacataacaaaagacacctttatcactctCATCACTTAAGACCtgccaagggttttaggagctccaTGCCCAGaatgggacaaagaccaaatatctgtattttaatataaatcacaatatctcaTATATAATATCCTACTGGTTCTAAATTCAAACACCTCTGTCTTCAAGGAGATTTTTTCTGCTTTGTTAAGGATGGTAAGAAATACACAATTAACTAATAGAATAAAGATGGGGTCAAGTaagatgaaatacaaagaaaggggCACTGGGTATTTAGAACAGAAAAATGGCATCAGCTAGGGAGATGAGAAAAGTTTTCATTAAGGAGTTGACAGTTCAGATGGGTGGGTCCTGAGAGAGAGGAGACAATGAGGACTTCAGCTGCAAGTGGAAAAGGGGGCGGGAGCACCTCGAGAGAAAATAAGGGACATATTTAGGAAAACTACAAGTCTAGTTTTCTTGAGGCAAAAGATAGGGGAAAGAAGACTAGGAAGTTTTAAGGTATCACTGGGTAAAGAGTTGAATTCTAGAGTTTGCTGTTCATTTTTCAGTTGGTAAACAGTAGGGACTCCAAGAGCGTTTCAGTTTTTATGGGCATGAGGAATTGAACTGGACCTTGAATAGATCCAGCAGCAGTATCTGTAACTGACTggagaaatatcagaaaggagCAGGTCTATAGCCAGTAGGTCCTTGGTAAATGCAAGCCCTTTGGCCAAGAGACCTTTGAGTTAAATTTCTCCATGGCATATCTAGGGTATTACGTTAATGTGTCTAAACTCTGCTGA encodes the following:
- the ZNF622 gene encoding cytoplasmic 60S subunit biogenesis factor ZNF622 isoform X1 — protein: MATYTCNTCRALLDDAEAQRAHYKTDWHRYNLRRKVAGMAPVGAEGFQERVRAQRALAEPESKGAATYCSVCSKKFASFKAYENHLRSRRHVELEKQAVSRQVAILNEKNLEKGLGVDSVDKDAVNAAIQQVIKAQPSTSPKEAALAPEAESRSPVTVAAGGRGTQQRDPAEKPPRLQWFEQQAKKLAERHGEEESEEDLDADDWEDIDSDEELECEDAEATEGEEEAEEEAAGGGTPLGAIRVTDCLFCPHHSSSLTKNVAHMTKVHSFFIPDVEYLSDLKGLIKYLGEKVGVGKVCLWCNERGKSFYSTDAVQAHMNDRSHCKLFTDGDALLEFADFYDFRSSYPGHREGEDADETEDSPPERALEYDDDTMELLLPSGARVGHRSLMRYYKQRFGLSRAVAVAKNQKAVGRVLQQYRALGYTGSAGAALVRQRDMQYVQRMKSKWMLKMGMKNNATKQMHFRPQVLF
- the ZNF622 gene encoding cytoplasmic 60S subunit biogenesis factor ZNF622 isoform X2; translation: MATYTCNTCRALLDDAEAQRAHYKTDWHRYNLRRKVAGMAPVGAEGFQERVRAQRALAEPESKGAATYCSVCSKKFASFKAYENHLRSRRHVELEKQAVSRQVAILNEKNLEKGLGVDSVDKDAVNAAIQQVIKAQPSTSPKEAALAPEAESRSPVTVAAGGRGTQQRDPAEKPPRLQWFEQQAKKLAERHGEEESEEDLDADDWEDIDSDEELECEDAEATEGEEEAEEEAAGGGTPLGAIRVTDCLFCPHHSSSLTKNVAHMTKVHSFFIPDVEYLSDLKGLIKYLGEKVGVGKVCLWCNERGKSFYSTDAVQAHMNDRSHCKLFTDGDALLEFADFYDFRSSYPGHREGEDADETEDSPPERALEYDDDTMELLLPSGAALVRQRDMQYVQRMKSKWMLKMGMKNNATKQMHFRPQVLF